From Vidua macroura isolate BioBank_ID:100142 chromosome 8, ASM2450914v1, whole genome shotgun sequence, one genomic window encodes:
- the LOC128810614 gene encoding lysosomal acid lipase/cholesteryl ester hydrolase-like, producing the protein MWCLLVLLCSQGISFSAGFTAASTAGVDTSRCKKSRNPECFMNVSEIIRYHGYPSEDYEVTTEDGYILAVYRIPAGRNDQNTGQRPAVFLQHAFLGDATHWISNLPNNSLGFVLADAGYDVWLGNSRGNTWSLKHKTLKPCQKEFWQFSFNEMGKYDIPAELNFIMNKTGQKDVYYIGHSEGSTAGFIAFYTYPELAKRVKVFFALGPVTACPHATSPLVKLTNLPEPLLRLVFGCKGAAHQIEFLKGPVTQFCTSLDKFCAHVLCYIAGGSVKNINASRVDTYVGHSPAGTSAHNIFHWRQLAHTDRFQAYDYGSKENMKKYNQTAPPEYKIEEIKTPIAVWSGGQDTFADPTDMARLLSRITNLIYHENFPAWGHLDFIWGLDATEKMYLKIIELLRKYF; encoded by the exons ATGTGGTGCCTCCtcgtgctgctctgctcccaaggAATTTCCTTTTCAGCAGGATTCACAGCAGCCTCCACTGCAGGTGTTGACACAAGCCGCTGCAAGAAGAGTCGCAACCCGGAATGTTTCATGAATGTT AGTGAAATTATCAGATATCATGGATACCCCAGTGAGGACTATGAAGTTACAACAGAGGATGGATACATTCTTGCTGTTTacagaattcctgctgggaggAATGACCAAAATACAG GGCAAAGGCCTGCAGTATTCCTGCAACATGCTTTTCTAGGAGATGCTACTCACTGGATTTCCAACCTGCCCAACAACAGCTTGGGCTTCGTGCTCGCAGATGCTGGCTATGATGTCTGGTTGGGAAACAGCAGAGGGAACACCTGGTCTTTAAAACACAAGACCCTTAAGCCCTGCCAGAAGGAGTTCTGGCAGTTCAG CTTCAATGAAATGGGTAAATATGATattccagcagagctgaactTCATCATGAATAAAACTGGACAGAAGGATGTTTACTATATTGGTCACTCTGAAGGGTCAACTGCAG GCTTCATAGCATTTTATACATACCCTGAGCTGGCTAAACGGGTGAAAGTGTTCTTTGCTCTGGGCCCAGTAACCGCATGCCCACATGCTACAAGCCCTCTGGTTAAGTTAACAAATCTTCCTGAACCACTGCTCAGG tTAGTGTTTGGCTGCAAAGGAGCTGCACACCAGATCGAGTTTCTGAAAGGACCTGTGACACAGTTCTGTACAAGCCTGGATAAGTTTTGTGCCCATGTTCTCTGTTACATAGCTGGAGGCAGTGTAAAAAATATCAATGCA AGTCGAGTAGATACGTACGTAGGACATTCCCCAGCTGGAACATCAGCACACAACATTTTTCATTGGCGACAG CTAGCACATACAGATCGGTTTCAAGCTTATGACTATGGCTCTaaggaaaacatgaagaaatacAACCAG ACTGCTCCTCCTGAGTACAAGATAGAGGAGATAAAGACACCAATTGCTGTTTGGAGTGGTGGACAGGACACATTTGCAGACCCAACAGACATGGCAAGGCTGCTTTCTCGGATTACTAATCTCATTTACCATGAGAATTTTCCTGCATGGGGACATCTTGATTTCATCTGGGGCCTTGATGCAACTGAAAAAATGTATCTGAAAATCATTgaattattaagaaaatatttttga
- the LOC128810626 gene encoding lipase member M-like, which yields MKRAVDPEAFMSINELITYKGYPSEEYEVMTEDGYTITINRIPYGTQNQGSPASRPAVFLQHGLLGDARNWVTNLPNNSLGFLLADAGFDVWMGNSRGNRWSRKHQKYSIDQDEFWAFSFDEMAKFDLPAAINFILEKTGQEKLYYIGYSQGTTIAFIAFSTMPELAQKIKFYFALAPVTAIKYAKGPATKLLYLPEKMLKGMLGNREFLPQTECLTRIIAPVCSHRAFARLCRSVFFNLGGCNLKNIDVNRINVYIAQTSAGTSVQNIVHWSQEARSGKFQAYDWGSSKKNMEKYQQTVPPLYNIEEMTVPTAVWTGGQDLLADPKDAAILLSKIKKLSYHKKIPEWAHLDFIWGLDAPLHVYNEIIDLMQKYP from the exons ATGAAGAGAGCTGTGGATCCTGAAGCCTTTATGAGTATT AATGAGCTCATTACTTACAAAGGGTACCCCAGCGAGGAGTATGAAGTGATGACAGAAGATGGTTATACCATTACCATTAACAGAATCCCTTATGGTACTCAGAATCAAGGAAGCCCAG cttcaaGACCTGCTGTGTTTCTCCAGCATGGATTATTGGGAGATGCTCGTAACTGGGTCACAAATCTGCCCAACAACAGCTTGGGCTTCCTGCTGGCTGATGCTGGATTTGACGTTTGGATGGGAAATAGCAGAGGGAATCGCTGGTCAAGAAAACATCAGAAGTATTCCATTGATCAAGATGAATTCTGGGCTTTTAG TTTTGATGAGATGGCAAAGTTTGATCTTCCAGCAgcaataaatttcattttggagAAAACAGGACAGGAGAAGTTGTACTATATTGGCTATTCACAAGGTACTACCATTG ctttcattgCATTTTCAACAATGCCAGAGCTGGctcaaaaaatcaaattctaCTTTGCATTGGCACCTGTCACTGCTATTAAGTATGCTAAAGGCCCAGCAACAAAACTCCTCTACCTTCCTGAGAAAATGCTCAAG GGCATGCTTGGCAACAGAGAATTCCTTCCCCAGACCGAGTGTCTAACAAGGATAATAGCCCCTGTCTGCAGTCACCGAGCTTTCGCCAGGCTTTGTAGAAGTGTCTTCTTCAATCTGGGTGGCTGTAACCTGAAAAACATTGATGTG aaccGAATCAACGTGTATATTGCCCAAACCTCTGCTGGAACTTCTGTGCAGAACATAGTCCACTGGAGTCAG GAGGCCCGCTCGGGGAAGTTCCAAGCTTATGACTGGGGCAGTTCAAAGAAGAACATGGAAAAATACCAACAG ACTGTTCCTCCTCTCTACAACATAGAAGAGATGACTGTACCAACTGCAGTATGGACTGGGGGACAAGACCTGCTCGCAGATCCCAAGGATGCAGCCATTTTATTGTCTAAAATCAAGAAGCTTAGCTATCACAAGAAGATTCCTGAATGGGCACACCTGGATTTCATCTGGGGATTGGATGCACCTTTACATGTGTACAATGAAATTATTGACCTGATGCAGAAGTATCCTTAA